A section of the Papio anubis isolate 15944 chromosome 4, Panubis1.0, whole genome shotgun sequence genome encodes:
- the NUP42 gene encoding nucleoporin NUP42 isoform X2, whose amino-acid sequence MEVWESSGQWMFSVYSPVKKKPNISGFTDISPEELRLEYHNFLTSNNLQSYLNSVQHLINQWRNRVNELKSLNISTKVALLSDVKDGVNQAAPAFGFGSSQAATFVSPGFPVNNSSSDNAQNFSFKTNSGFAAASSGSPAGFGSSPAFGAAASTSSAISTSAPAFGFGKPEVTSAASFSFKSPAASSFGSPGFSGLPTSLATGSIRAPVAPAFGGGSSVAGFGSPSSHSHTAFSKPSSDTFGNSSISTSLSASSSIFATDNVLFTPRDKLTVEELEQFQSKKFTLGKIPLKPPPLELLNI is encoded by the exons GTTTTACAGACATTTCACCAGAGGAATTGAGACTTGAATACCATAACTTCTTAACCAGCAATAACTTACAGAGTTAT CTAAATTCTGTCCAACATTTAATAAATCAATGGAGGAACAGAGTAAATGAACTGAAAAGTCTAAATATATCAACTAAAGTAGCTTTG ctctcTGATGTAAAGGATGGTGTAAATCAAGCAGCACCTGCATTTGGATTTGGCAGTAGTCAAGCAGCAACATTTGTGTCGCCAG gcTTTCCAGTCAATAACAGCAGCAGTGATAATGCTCAGAACTTTAGTTTTAAAACAAACTCTGGATTTGCCGCTGCCTCTTCTGGAAGCCCTGCTGGTTTTGGGAGTTCCCCAGCATTTGGAGCTGCAGCCTCTACCAGTTCAGCTATCTCTACTTCTGCTCCAGCTTTTGGATTTGGGAAACCTGAAGTTACATCAGCTGCATCATTTTCATTCAAAAGCCCTGCAGCTTCCAGCTTTGGATCACCTGGATTTTCAGGACTTCCAACTTCCTTGGCAACAGGTTCTATTAGAGCTCCAGTGGCCCCAGCCTTTGGAGGTGGCAGTTCTGTGGCTGGTTTTGGTAGTCCGAGCTCACATTCTCACACTGCTTTTTCTAAGCCATCCAGTGACACTTTTGGAAATAGCAGCATATCCACTTCTCTCTCAGCCTCAAGCAGCATCTTTGCAACAGATAATGTGTTATTCACACCCAGAGATAAACTAACAGTAGAAGAACTGGAACAATTTCAATCCAAGAAATTTACTCTGGGAAAAATTCCATTAAAGCCTCCACCTCTGGaacttctaaatatttaa